The following proteins are encoded in a genomic region of Rhodoferax aquaticus:
- a CDS encoding acetyl-CoA carboxylase carboxyltransferase subunit alpha: protein MAKKVFLDFEQPVAELENKIEELRYVQNESAVDISAEIDQLAKKSLQLTKDIYSDLSPWQITKIARHAERPYTLDYVGELFTHFVELHGDRHFADDLSIVGGLARFNGTPCMVIGQQKGRDTKERGLRNFGMSKPEGYRKALRLMKLAEKFKLPVFTFVDTPGAYPGIDAEERGQSEAIGRNIFEMAQLEVPIITTIIGEGGSGGALAISVADQVLMLQYSVYSVISPEGCASILWKTSERAQDAADALGITAHRLKALGLVDKIVSEPVGGAHRDHKQMAAFLKRALSDAYRQVSDLSVSALVDRRYERLQSYGRFVDTKTATK from the coding sequence TGGATTTTGAGCAGCCAGTTGCCGAGCTCGAGAACAAGATCGAAGAACTGCGGTATGTGCAAAACGAATCCGCTGTGGATATTTCTGCCGAGATTGATCAGCTTGCTAAAAAAAGCTTGCAGCTTACGAAAGACATCTACAGTGATTTGTCGCCGTGGCAGATCACCAAAATCGCTCGGCACGCAGAGCGTCCTTACACCTTAGACTACGTGGGAGAGCTATTCACCCATTTCGTTGAATTACATGGCGACCGGCATTTTGCAGATGACCTCAGCATAGTCGGAGGGTTGGCACGATTCAACGGCACGCCGTGTATGGTCATAGGCCAGCAAAAAGGCCGAGATACGAAAGAGCGAGGCCTGCGAAATTTCGGGATGAGCAAGCCTGAGGGATATCGCAAGGCTTTGCGCTTGATGAAGCTCGCGGAGAAGTTTAAGCTGCCTGTTTTTACGTTTGTAGATACCCCTGGGGCCTACCCAGGCATTGATGCTGAAGAGCGTGGCCAATCAGAAGCCATTGGGCGAAATATTTTTGAAATGGCTCAGCTTGAGGTACCTATCATCACCACCATTATTGGTGAGGGCGGCTCTGGTGGAGCGCTAGCGATCTCCGTTGCAGACCAAGTGTTGATGTTGCAATACTCGGTGTACTCGGTCATCAGCCCTGAGGGATGTGCATCCATTCTCTGGAAAACATCAGAGCGGGCGCAAGACGCCGCAGATGCTTTGGGCATCACAGCACATAGGCTGAAAGCACTTGGGCTGGTCGACAAGATTGTGAGTGAGCCTGTTGGCGGAGCCCATCGCGATCACAAGCAGATGGCTGCATTCCTGAAACGCGCCTTAAGCGATGCCTATCGTCAAGTCAGTGATTTGAGCGTGTCTGCTTTGGTAGACCGGCGTTACGAACGACTGCAAAGCTATGGCCGCTTTGTAGATACCAAAACTGCTACGAAGTAG